A single window of Solenopsis invicta isolate M01_SB chromosome 3, UNIL_Sinv_3.0, whole genome shotgun sequence DNA harbors:
- the LOC120357276 gene encoding uncharacterized protein LOC120357276, protein MAGGFPLRKWSANESEILAEVPVEHRMQQELRDWRPHETHGTLGLRWHPATDEFSFAIPARSLTTVSKRTVLAFTARLFDPLGWLAPAVVRAKIAFQSTWLLGLGWDDPLDGAAERLWRSCEDELPLLESVRVPRMLEICPARGDAELHGFADASERAYAAVLYLRTGLGDSWRTCLVAARTKVAPIKPAPAHLWSDSTVALGWIRGHPTRWKTFVSNRVAEIQTQVADAQWHHVPGLDNPADCASRGLPPGELVAHPLWWRGPPWLRAESSSWPTAGPLPDDKDLPEERLQAHAVKAAPVPVEEPEELLRFSLLSRLLRVTAWCRRWWYRQRVPGAVFVEIEGNQVDVLTTPELEEARTIWIRRVQLEHYRSELVALQRSLPLPSSSSLSRLTPFCDSQGLLRVGGRLRHALLAYDERHPVLLPGGSHFTRLVVEACHLRALHGGVQTTMGVVRQHYWIPRGRAVIKRWLHRCVKCVRWRADVPQQLMGSLPRERLTPGRPFLDTGVDYAGPILLRATKGRGHRAYKAFVAVFVCLATRAVHLEAVSDYSADAFLAALRRFLSRRGLCRTLRSDCGTNFVGADAQLRAFFAASSPDLGRVVGQLASEQIQWRFNPPSAPHFGGIWEAAVKSLKHHLRRVLGDSTLTFEELSTLLAQVEACLNSRPLQALSDDLEDLAALTPGHFLVGSALTAVPEPSLRELPVNRLTRWQLLQQMRDHFWERWSREYLHSLIHRPKWLKGVGDFSVGRLCLIRHENTPPARWPLARIVRVHRGEDGQIRVVTVRTATSEFTRPIVKLILLPVSENEASEETLD, encoded by the exons ATGGCGGGCGGCTTCCCCCTACGCAAGTGGTCCGCGAACGAGTCGGAGATCCTGGCGGAGGTCCCGGTGGAACATCGTATGCAGCAGGAGCTGCGAGACTGGAGGCCGCACGAGACGCACGGGACGCTGGGATTGCGGTGGCATCCCGCCACTGACGAATTCTCCTTCGCCATTCCGGCGAGATCATTGACGACGGTAAGCAAGCGGACGGTTCTCGCCTTCACAGCACGCCTGTTTGATCCCCTCGGCTGGCTGGCGCCGGCCGTGGTGAGGGCCAAGATCGCGTTCCAGTCGACTTGGTTGTTGGGCCTCGGGTGGGACGATCCTCTCGACGGAGCGGCCGAGCGACTCTGGCGCTCCTGTGAGGACGAGCTACCGCTGCTGGAGAGCGTTCGAGTTCCAAGGATGCTGGAGATCTGTCCGGCGCGCGGCGACGCTGAACTTCACGGATTTGCGGACGCCTCCGAGCGCGCCTACGCCGCCGTACTCTACTTGCGGACGGGACTCGGCGACTCCTGGAGGACCTGTCTGGTCGCCGCCCGGACGAAGGTGGCGCCTATCAAGCCA GCGCCCGCACACCTGTGGTCGGATTCAACGGTCGCCCTGGGATGGATCCGCGGTCACCCGACGCGGTGGAAGACCTTTGTGTCAAACCGCGTCGCTGAGATCCAGACCCAGGTCGCTGACGCGCAGTGGCACCACGTGCCTGGCCTGGACAATCCGGCGGACTGTGCCTCCCGTGGACTTCCACCGGGAGAGCTGGTGGCGCATCCTCTCTGGTGGCGGGGTCCCCCATGGCTCCGGGCGGAGTCATCTTCATGGCCTACTGCCGGGCCGCTTCCGGACGACAAGGACTTGCCGGAGGAAAGACTTCAGGCGCACGCCGTCAAGGCTGCGCCTGTTCCAGTGGAGGAGCCTGAGGAGCTGCTACGGTTCTCGTTGCTGAGCCGACTGCTGCGAGTGACGGCATGGTGCCGACGCTGGTGGTATAGGCAGCGGGTTCCGGGAGCTGTTTTCGTGGAGATCGAGGGGAATCAGGTTGACGTGCTGACGACGCCCGAGCTGGAGGAGGCGAGGACGATCTGGATCCGGCGGGTCCAGCTTGAACACTACCGAAGCGAGCTAGTTGCCCTTCAGAGATCTCTTCCTCTTCCGTCTTCCAGTTCCCTCTCGCGCTTGACCCCCTTTTGCGATTCTCAGGGTCTTCTCCGAGTTGGTGGCCGATTGAGGCACGCGCTCCTCGCCTATGACGAGCGACACCCCGTGCTTCTTCCTGGCGGATCTCACTTCACCCGGTTGGTGGTGGAGGCATGTCACCTGCGAGCTCTGCACGGTGGAGTCCAGACGACGATGGGGGTGGTCCGCCAGCACTACTGGATTCCTCGAGGACGAGCGGTGATTAAGCGTTGGTTGCACCGTTGTGTCAAGTGCGTGCGATGGCGGGCGGACGTTCCTCAGCAACTGATGGGCAGTCTTCCGCGGGAGCGGTTGACTCCAGGGAGGCCCTTCCTCGACACCGGTGTGGACTATGCCGGGCCGATCCTGCTCCGAGCGACCAAGGGGCGAGGACATCGAGCGTACAAGGCATTTGTCGCGGTCTTCGTGTGCCTTGCCACTCGGGCCGTTCACCTGGAGGCAGTGTCCGACTACTCCGCCGATGCCTTCTTGGCGGCCTTGCGTCGGTTCCTGTCCCGCCGGGGCCTCTGCCGGACCCTTCGAAGCGATTGCGGTACCAACTTCGTCGGCGCCGACGCCCAGTTAAGAGCTTTCTTTGCAGCGAGCAGTCCGGACTTAGGCCGAGTCGTCGGGCAGCTTGCGAGCGAGCAAATTCAGTGGCGGTTCAACCCGCCGTCGGCGCCGCACTTTGGCGGCATTTGGGAAGCCGCGGTCAAATCGCTTAAGCACCACCTGCGACGAGTGTTGGGTGACTCGACTCTGACATTCGAGGAACTGAGCACCCTCCTCGCCCAGGTGGAAGCTTGTTTAAACTCGCGCCCGCTCCAAGCCTTGTCCGACGATCTGGAGGATCTCGCTGCGCTCACGCCGGGACATTTTCTGGTGGGATCCGCGTTGACCGCCGTGCCGGAGCCCTCGCTGCGGGAGCTGCCTGTGAACCGACTCACACGATGGCAGCTTCTGCAGCAAATGCGGGATCATTTCTGGGAGAGATGGTCCCGCGAATACCTGCACTCCCTCATCCACCGACCGAAGTGGTTGAAGGGAGTCGGTGATTTTAGCGTCGGACGCTTATGTCTTATCAGGCATGAAAATACGCCGCCGGCGCGATGGCCACTTGCGCGCATCGTCAGAGTGCATCGCGGGGA
- the LOC120357277 gene encoding uncharacterized protein LOC120357277, producing the protein MKRRLARDDRLSELYVGFMRTYEDLGHMVRADAAPGGRTSYLPHHGVLREASSTTKLRVVFNGSTTTASGESLNRSLLVGPNLLPPLADVLLKWRRHRYVLATDVEKMFRQILVHSEDHNLQRILWRCSTRDEVAEFCLTTVTYGLACAPFLAMRTLRQLADDEAESYPLGSRALREDAYMDDVLTGAPTKKRLSSSGDS; encoded by the coding sequence ATGAAGAGGCGACTCGCTCGCGACGACCGATTGAGCGAGTTGTACGTCGGGTTCATGCGAACCTACGAGGACCTCGGACACATGGTTCGCGCGGATGCTGCGCCTGGAGGTCGGACAAGTTACCTGCCTCACCACGGAGTCCTGCGGGAGGCAAGTTCGACTACCAAGTTGCGCGTAGTGTTCAACGGGTCCACGACGACTGCGTCTGGCGAGTCGCTGAATCGGAGCCTGCTGGTGGGCCCGAATCTGCTGCCTCCTCTCGCCGACGTCCTGCTGAAATGGCGACGACATCGCTACGTCCTCGCCACGGACGTGGAAAAAATGTTTCGCCAGATCCTGGTCCACTCAGAGGACCACAATCTCCAGCGCATCCTTTGGCGGTGCAGCACCCGGGATGAAGTGGCGGAGTTCTGCTTGACGACCGTGACATACGGTCTAGCGTGTGCGCCTTTCCTGGCCATGCGCACTCTGCGCCAGCTGGCCGACGACGAGGCGGAGAGCTATCCCCTGGGATCCCGCGCTCTCCGCGAGGACGCCTACATGGATGACGTCCTGACGGGCGCACCGACCAAGAAGAGGCTATCGAGCTCCGGCGACAGCTGA